In Solenopsis invicta isolate M01_SB chromosome 1, UNIL_Sinv_3.0, whole genome shotgun sequence, one genomic interval encodes:
- the LOC105203669 gene encoding calmodulin: MADQLTEEQIAEFKEAFSLFDKDGDGTITTKELGTVMRSLGQNPTEAELQDMINEVDADGNGTIDFPEFLTMMARKMKDTDSEEEIREAFRVFDKDGNGFISAAELRHVMTNLGEKLTDEEVDEMIREADIDGDGQVNYEEFVTMMTSK; this comes from the exons gCTGACCAGCTCACAGAGGAACAGATCGCAGAGTTTAAAGAGGCGTTCTCGCTATTCGATAAAGACGGCGATGGTACTATAACCACCAAAGAATTGGGCACGGTCATGCGGTCCCTTGGTCAAAATCCCACAGAAGCCGAATTACAGGACATGATTAACGAAGTAGACGCAGATG GTAACGGCACAATCGACTTCCCGGAGTTCTTGACCATGATGGCGCGTAAAATGAAGGACACGGATAGCGAGGAAGAGATTAGAGAGGCCTTCAGAGTGTTCGATAAGGATGGAAATGGTTTCATATCCGCGGCGGAACTTAGACACGTCATGACAAATCTGGGCGAGAAACTCACTGATGAGGAAGTTGATGAAATGATACGGGAGGCCGATATCGACGGCGACGGCCAAGTTAATTATGAAG AATTCGTCACAATgatgacatcaaagtga
- the LOC105203617 gene encoding GILT-like protein C02D5.2: MGLGFRWRLVFILLLGLLLWQTSKIWLTFLQDGPATPELQVDQAATPLSEKDDPASQKVHVAVYYEALCPDSRSFILKQLGPTYQTLSTNIEVELVPYGKATTTKRHDEYQFTCQHGPIECQANIIHACSIDVIKDPSVQLQFVSCMIENNIDPVGIMNMCAKRIPVDLESIKKCSNTEKGRSLLAKYGEMTNSLTPRVSFIPTITLDRSSENQVKILKNLLKEVCLHFKVTPKECKS; the protein is encoded by the exons ATGGGGTTAGGCTTCCGATGGCGCCTCGTGTTCATACTGCTCCTCGGTCTGCTACTCTGGCAGACCTCGAAGATCTGGCTCACGTTCCTGCAGGACGGCCCTGCCACGCCAG aacttCAAGTGGACCAAGCGGCGACACCATTGAGTGAAAAGGATGACCCGGCTTCTCAGAAAGTGCACGTGGCTGTGTATTACGAAGCGTTGTGCCCGGACTCGCGCAGTTTCATTTTAAAGCAATTAGGTCCAACGTATCAGACACTCTCGACAAACATAGAGGTTGAACTGGTGCCGTATGGTAAGGCGACG ACGACAAAGCGGCACGATGAGTACCAGTTCACATGCCAGCACGGACCGATCGAGTGTCAGGCGAACATCATACACGCTTGCTCCATCGACGTCATTAAGGACCCATCGGTACAATTGCAATTTGTGTCTTGCATGATCGAGAATAACATTGACCCGGTAGGGATAATGAATATGTGCGCCAAACGAATACCCGTCGACCTGGAATCTATAAAGAAATGTTCGAACACGGAAAAGGGGAGGAGCCTTTTGGCAAAGTACGGCGAAATGACAAATTCTCTCACGCCGCGGGTGTCTTTCATACCGACGATTACTCTCGACAGG AGTTCTGAAAACCAGGTgaagatattgaaaaatttgctGAAGGAGGTGTGCCTGCATTTCAAAGTGACACCAAAAGAGTGTAAATCGTGA